The following are encoded in a window of Hordeum vulgare subsp. vulgare unplaced genomic scaffold, MorexV3_pseudomolecules_assembly, whole genome shotgun sequence genomic DNA:
- the LOC123419084 gene encoding NAD(P)H-quinone oxidoreductase subunit 1, chloroplastic-like encodes MSLPLTKKDLMIVNMGPQHPSMHGVLRLIVTLDGEDVIDCEPILGYLHRGMEKIAENRTIIQYLPYVTRSNSSSTVDIVEAQSKYGFFGWNIWRQPIGFLVFLISSLAECERLPFDLPEAEEELVAGYQTEYSGIKYGLFYLVSYLNLLVSSLFVTVLYLGGWNFSIPYISFFDFFQMNKAVGILEMTMGIFITLTKAYLFLFISITIRWTLPRMRMDQLLNLGWKFLLPISLGNLLLTTSSQLVSL; translated from the exons ATGAGTCTACCGCTTACAAAAAAAGATCTCATGATAGTCAATATGGGCCCTCAACACCCATCAATGCATGGTGTTCTTCGACTGATCGTTACTCTTGATGGTGAGGATGTTATTGATTGTGAACCCATATTAGGGTATTTACACAGAGGAATGGAAAAAATCGCGGAAAACCGAACGATTATACAATACTTACCTTATGTAACAAG ATCTAACAGTTCAAGTACAGTTGATATAGTTGAAGCACAGTCAAAATATGGTTTTTTTGGATGGAATATTTGGCGTCAGCCTATAGGCTTTCTGGTTTTTTTAATTTCTTCTTTGGCAGAATGTGAAAGATTACCCTTTGATTTACCAGAAGCAGAGGAAGAATTAGTAGCAGGTTACCAAACTGAATATTCCGGTATCAAATATGGTTTATTTTATCTTGTTTCTTACCTAAATTTATTAGTTTCTTCTTTATTTGTAACAGTTCTCTACTTGGGCGGGTGGAATTTCTCTATTCCCTATATATCCTTTTTTGATTTTTTCCAAATGAATAAAGCAGTTGGAATTTTGGAAATGACAATGGGTATATTTATTACATTAACTAAAGCTTATTTATTTCTCTTCATTTCTATCACAATAAGATGGACTTTACCAAGGATGAGAATGGATCAGTTATTAAATCTTGGATGGAAATTTCTTTTACCTATTTCCCTGGGCAATCTATTATTAACAACCTCTTCTCAACTTGTTTCACTATAA